The Parabacteroides timonensis sequence GATAGCGGGCTGCTCCGGTTGCAACGGATACGAAACTAGTCATCCAACTGGAACAGCATAGTTCACGTCCGCACGGGCCGATACCTCCGATACGTCCGGCTTCCTGGCGGGCTCCGATCTGCTTCATTTCGATACGGACGCGGAATGCTTCTGCCAGAACTTTGATCAGTTGGCGGAAATCGACACGTTCGTCGGCAATATAATAGAAGATCGCTTTGTTACCGTCTCCCTGGTACTCTACGTCTCCGATCTTCATATTCAATCCCAGGTCGGCAGCGATCTGGCGCGAACGGATCATGGTGGCATGCTCTTTCGCTTTTGCCTCTTCGTACTTCTCTATGTCAGTCGGTTTCGCTTTGCGATAGACCTTTTTAGGTTCATAACCTTCGCCGGTACGTACATTGTTCTTTTTCATTTGAAGAAGGACAAGTTTTCCGGTAAGGGTAACTGTACCTATGTCATGTCCGGGACTGGCCTCGACGGCTACCATATCCCCTTTTTCCAAAGGTATTTTAGAACTGTTCAGGAAATATCCTTTACGGGTATTCTTAAATTGTACTTCTACGTAATCGGTTGCATTCTCCGCATCGGGTACATCGCAAAGCCAATCGTAGGTATTCAGTTTATTATTTTGTATTTTGCTGCATCCTTTTTTTCCCATGCAGCAACCACCTGTATTTAGTTTGAAATCCATTGTCTGGTAATATATATGTGTATTTATAGTGTCTACAATTACGCAAAAATAGTCAAATATTCTCAGAGAATGAGCAAGGTGCTATGAAAAAAGGTTCGATAAATTATTATGGAACAATAGTTCTGATATTTGTTCTTTATTCTTTATCACATATAAATATATGAGACATTCCATTTTTAGTTACCTGAATGTACAGGTTTCCCGAAAGCGGGAAGCCGGAAAAGAAAGCACTGCCGACCTCTATCGGGTGGTACAAAATCGGTTGTACCGCTTTGCGGCAGGTAAGCCTTTGTACTGGACCGACATTACCGTGGAACTGGTCGATGCCTTTGCCGGATTACTCCTCGTATG is a genomic window containing:
- a CDS encoding phage integrase SAM-like domain-containing protein, translating into MRHSIFSYLNVQVSRKREAGKESTADLYRVVQNRLYRFAAGKPLYWTDITVELVDAFAGLLLV